A genomic segment from uncultured Marinifilum sp. encodes:
- a CDS encoding iron ABC transporter permease — protein MVIKKSGKLVSILFGVLVLTILGVFLMDLIFGSVDIPFEKVFAILSGGDVKSSWNYIVLNFRLPKALTAIFVGAGLSVTGLMMQTLFRNPLAGPYVLGISSGASLGVALMVMASAIVPTFFGAISAFLGSWAFVVAAVAGASLVFLLVALASIRISDSVSLLIIGIMFGSITGAVVNILQYFSDPEQIQSFIVWTFGSLAGVTWNEMQVMGPIVFTGLVLAFFLIKPMDALLLGENYARGVGISVNRTRIVVIISTALIAGTLTAFTGPIAFIGVAVPHIARAIFRTASHKILMPAVVLIGSAIMLICDIFSQLPGNQNTLPINSVTALFGGPVVIWVIMRSRNVKASFGG, from the coding sequence ATGGTGATAAAAAAAAGCGGAAAGCTTGTTTCCATTTTATTTGGAGTACTCGTTCTAACTATTTTAGGAGTATTTTTAATGGATTTGATTTTTGGATCGGTAGATATTCCGTTTGAAAAAGTATTTGCCATCCTTTCAGGTGGTGATGTGAAAAGTTCATGGAATTATATTGTATTAAATTTTAGATTGCCCAAAGCCTTAACGGCCATTTTTGTGGGGGCAGGATTGTCGGTAACAGGATTGATGATGCAAACTCTGTTTCGAAACCCTTTGGCTGGTCCGTATGTATTGGGAATTAGCTCGGGTGCAAGTCTGGGAGTGGCATTAATGGTCATGGCGTCGGCCATTGTACCAACATTTTTTGGTGCGATTTCAGCATTTTTAGGGAGTTGGGCTTTCGTTGTTGCTGCTGTTGCAGGAGCTTCTTTGGTATTTCTGTTGGTTGCACTAGCTTCCATTCGAATATCCGATAGTGTTTCTTTGTTAATTATTGGAATCATGTTTGGAAGTATTACAGGTGCTGTTGTAAACATTTTGCAATATTTTAGCGATCCAGAACAAATACAGAGTTTTATAGTTTGGACATTTGGTTCGTTAGCAGGAGTAACCTGGAACGAAATGCAGGTGATGGGACCAATTGTTTTTACAGGATTAGTTTTGGCATTTTTTCTTATTAAACCAATGGATGCCTTGCTTCTTGGAGAAAATTATGCAAGAGGAGTAGGAATATCGGTTAACAGAACCCGAATTGTTGTGATTATAAGCACCGCATTAATAGCTGGTACCTTAACAGCTTTTACAGGACCTATTGCTTTTATAGGTGTTGCAGTTCCTCATATTGCCCGTGCCATATTCAGAACCGCAAGCCACAAAATACTAATGCCTGCAGTTGTTTTAATTGGGTCGGCTATCATGTTAATTTGCGATATTTTCTCCCAATTGCCTGGAAATCAAAATACACTCCCCATTAATTCAGTAACAGCTTTGTTTGGTGGTCCTGTAGTAATTTGGGTAATCATGAGAAGTAGAAATGTAAAAGCGTCTTTTGGCGGATAA
- a CDS encoding ABC transporter ATP-binding protein, whose translation MKENKENILTTKNLSIGYKQSKKDALCLLSDINLTIRRGEMVCLLGPNGAGKSTLMRTIAGIQVPLAGYTMVEGTPIRDRNFKEIAQLLSIVLTERINVGNLTVYHIVSLGRHPYTSWMGKLSKGDNEKIKWAMEQVGVLHYANHFVNQLSDGEKQRVMIAKALAQDTPLIMLDEPTAHLDLPNRVEIMRLLHRLARETNKAILLSTHELDLALQAADLIWLMSRNQPVKVGAPEDLVLNGSIEETFHNKSFNFDRKTGNFIMNYQKKQTIQLLGNDVMGFWTQRALSREGYSVTCEEVKTCKVILKEEKMNWELVINGHTSTCNSIKALLSLLRKNYE comes from the coding sequence ATGAAAGAGAACAAAGAAAATATCCTAACAACCAAGAATCTTTCTATTGGATACAAGCAAAGTAAAAAAGATGCCTTGTGTTTACTTTCCGATATAAATTTAACGATTCGTCGTGGTGAAATGGTTTGTTTGCTGGGACCAAATGGAGCTGGTAAATCAACCTTAATGAGAACCATTGCTGGTATTCAGGTTCCACTGGCAGGTTATACTATGGTGGAAGGAACTCCCATTCGAGATCGAAACTTTAAAGAAATAGCCCAGCTGTTAAGTATTGTGTTAACCGAGAGAATTAATGTTGGAAACCTTACGGTGTACCATATCGTTTCTTTGGGGCGTCATCCGTATACTTCGTGGATGGGAAAATTATCGAAAGGGGATAATGAGAAAATAAAATGGGCAATGGAGCAGGTTGGTGTTTTGCATTATGCCAATCATTTTGTCAATCAGTTAAGCGATGGTGAAAAGCAAAGAGTAATGATTGCGAAAGCTCTGGCTCAAGACACGCCTTTAATCATGCTTGATGAACCCACAGCTCATCTCGATTTACCAAATCGTGTGGAGATTATGCGCTTGCTGCATCGTCTGGCTCGTGAAACAAACAAGGCCATTCTTTTATCAACCCATGAACTGGATTTGGCATTGCAAGCTGCCGATTTAATCTGGTTGATGTCTAGAAATCAACCAGTTAAGGTAGGAGCTCCCGAAGATTTGGTTTTGAATGGTAGTATTGAGGAAACTTTCCACAACAAATCCTTCAACTTTGATAGAAAAACCGGGAACTTTATCATGAATTATCAGAAAAAGCAAACTATTCAGCTTTTGGGTAACGATGTAATGGGATTTTGGACACAAAGAGCTTTATCACGCGAAGGATATTCTGTTACTTGCGAAGAGGTTAAGACTTGTAAGGTAATATTGAAAGAAGAAAAAATGAACTGGGAGCTTGTAATTAACGGACATACGAGTACATGTAACAGTATTAAAGCATTATTATCGCTTCTTCGTAAAAACTACGAGTAA
- a CDS encoding TonB-dependent receptor → MKKTIVTAFALLSIFSFTAKADENPENVNDTTAVKHLNLSEVKVNASRVNAKMKDLPQKVDVITKRIIESSPAANIADLLKGNSSVDIQQYSGINAGIGIRGFAASTSSKYAIILINGKPAGTENIASIDLNNVEKVEILKGPFSSQYGSDAMGGVVNIVTKESNGEIGGSVGLEYGSFQTSKANVSLGGSISEGVDFDLSYAFHNQGKDYKVGDNNFYDEDYAKTILDATTYGERMENTKFQKHSLNARLGIDLAEDWKLNLNGSYYNGNDIETPGSFWHVYGMDSKDLERYTLGFDLKGKAGIHNLTFSPYFSNQDETNKDLDNDAYGDTKYTYKNYGFQLNDAIQIDDHILAIGIDNNVQKYESLNYTTEGSLESPFQPDYKNVATGLYSQFQMKFLEGKLNASIGMRGDNVKFKTEANEFLGNNSSSEDYWVFTKNIGLKYNVVGGLSVHSSWGDAFLAPSAFQVAGEYQTAFGKTVGNSDLDPEKSNTWDLGFAFKNFKKGINFDFTYFDTHHTDKIVNDYLDNGDKTFANADKADMNGFEVLASYDFGALSDYDYSLRIYLNYTHIIDATVESKQFDGSYLKDQMFYVRDNNASFGIEFDNLKGFSTRLNGRYVGHRYEDNYMYAADYSNWPNITRAPINYKGEEVRASLINEDVLRHPVYYIFDYSANYNINDNYSVGLTVSNLFDENYSEKDGYNMPGRAIMAKVAYKF, encoded by the coding sequence ATGAAAAAAACAATTGTAACAGCTTTTGCATTGCTTTCGATTTTCAGTTTTACAGCTAAAGCTGATGAAAATCCAGAAAATGTAAACGATACAACAGCAGTAAAACACCTGAATTTATCAGAGGTTAAGGTAAATGCTTCGCGTGTAAATGCGAAAATGAAGGATTTGCCACAAAAAGTTGATGTAATCACAAAGAGGATAATTGAATCATCGCCAGCAGCTAATATTGCTGATTTGTTAAAAGGAAATTCATCGGTTGATATTCAGCAATATTCGGGAATTAATGCAGGTATTGGTATTCGTGGTTTTGCGGCATCAACATCAAGTAAATATGCAATTATTTTAATTAATGGTAAGCCAGCTGGAACCGAAAATATTGCAAGTATTGATTTAAATAATGTAGAGAAAGTAGAGATTTTAAAAGGGCCTTTCTCATCGCAATATGGTTCTGATGCCATGGGAGGTGTTGTGAATATTGTTACTAAAGAAAGTAATGGAGAAATAGGAGGATCTGTTGGTCTTGAATACGGAAGTTTTCAAACCTCAAAGGCAAATGTAAGCCTAGGAGGATCTATTTCTGAGGGTGTAGATTTTGATTTGTCTTATGCTTTCCATAATCAGGGAAAAGACTATAAAGTAGGTGATAACAATTTCTACGATGAGGATTATGCAAAAACGATATTAGATGCAACAACTTATGGTGAGAGAATGGAAAATACCAAATTTCAGAAGCATAGTTTAAATGCCAGACTAGGAATTGATCTTGCTGAGGATTGGAAACTGAATCTTAATGGATCTTATTATAATGGAAATGATATCGAAACACCAGGTTCTTTTTGGCATGTTTATGGAATGGATTCTAAAGATTTGGAAAGATATACCTTAGGTTTTGATTTGAAAGGAAAGGCTGGAATTCATAATCTTACCTTTTCTCCATATTTTTCAAATCAGGATGAAACAAATAAAGATTTGGATAATGATGCTTATGGTGATACAAAATATACTTACAAGAATTATGGATTTCAGTTAAATGATGCTATTCAGATAGATGATCATATTTTAGCAATTGGAATTGATAATAATGTACAAAAATATGAGAGCTTAAATTATACTACCGAAGGAAGTTTAGAATCTCCATTTCAGCCAGATTATAAAAATGTGGCAACCGGATTGTATTCTCAGTTTCAGATGAAATTTTTAGAGGGAAAATTGAATGCTTCAATTGGTATGCGTGGCGATAATGTTAAGTTTAAAACCGAAGCAAATGAGTTTTTGGGCAACAATTCCAGTTCTGAAGATTATTGGGTATTTACAAAAAATATTGGGCTAAAGTATAATGTTGTTGGAGGATTATCAGTTCATTCCAGTTGGGGTGATGCTTTTCTTGCGCCAAGTGCATTTCAGGTGGCTGGAGAGTATCAAACAGCATTTGGAAAAACGGTTGGTAATTCTGATTTAGATCCAGAAAAATCTAATACCTGGGATTTAGGTTTTGCATTTAAAAACTTCAAAAAAGGAATCAATTTCGATTTTACTTATTTTGATACTCATCATACTGATAAAATTGTAAATGATTATTTAGATAATGGAGATAAAACATTCGCAAATGCTGATAAAGCAGATATGAATGGATTTGAAGTTCTTGCTTCTTATGATTTTGGAGCTTTATCTGATTACGATTATTCTCTTCGTATCTATTTAAATTACACTCATATTATAGATGCAACTGTCGAAAGTAAGCAATTTGATGGATCTTATTTGAAAGATCAAATGTTCTATGTTAGAGATAATAATGCATCTTTTGGAATCGAATTTGATAATTTAAAAGGTTTCTCGACTCGATTAAACGGCAGATATGTTGGTCATCGTTATGAAGATAATTACATGTATGCAGCTGATTATTCGAATTGGCCAAATATTACTAGAGCTCCTATAAATTATAAAGGTGAAGAGGTTAGAGCTAGTTTAATTAACGAAGATGTATTACGCCACCCGGTTTATTATATTTTTGATTATAGTGCAAACTATAATATAAATGATAATTATAGTGTTGGGCTTACAGTATCTAATTTGTTCGATGAAAACTACTCAGAAAAAGACGGATATAATATGCCTGGTCGTGCAATTATGGCCAAAGTAGCTTATAAATTCTAA
- a CDS encoding ABC transporter substrate-binding protein, producing MNLVRSFCVGVVILVFVGVSACQSNHSPKKREGNLQESSVDSSFYYQSNLKYAQGFQIKLAQSGLKELIVWDPWNPGKVFQKYYLKNRGEAVIENLPTDGLLVEVPVKSIAALSSTQIGILKFLGVEDKIVAVSLRDRIYDEELDKKAKNGTIQAVGHAESLNFEKIVELDPDLVMVAGFMKITERETKLMQAGLPVAYNIEWMESSPLARAEWAKFIAAFFNKEAEAEIHFNQIEARYNELKSLVKKVESKPSILSGYNFKGTWYMPGGQSYLAQFLRDAKADYCWFSDASSGSIPLSFEVVFDKQQDADIWFGPGQCSTMEDLKGLDDRYSLFESFKNKEVYCYTKRMKGSGANDWYESGVMQPDVVFKDVIKILHPEILPDYDLYFYQKLK from the coding sequence ATGAATTTAGTAAGGTCATTTTGTGTAGGAGTCGTTATCCTCGTTTTTGTAGGTGTTTCGGCTTGTCAATCAAATCATTCTCCCAAAAAAAGGGAAGGTAATTTGCAAGAATCTTCTGTTGATTCTTCTTTTTATTATCAATCAAATTTAAAGTATGCCCAAGGTTTTCAAATTAAACTGGCTCAGAGTGGTTTGAAAGAGTTGATCGTTTGGGATCCATGGAACCCAGGCAAAGTGTTTCAAAAATACTATCTGAAAAATAGGGGTGAAGCTGTAATAGAGAACCTGCCTACTGATGGATTGCTGGTTGAAGTTCCTGTGAAAAGTATTGCTGCCTTGTCGAGTACACAAATAGGGATTTTAAAATTTTTAGGTGTAGAAGATAAGATTGTTGCAGTATCGTTAAGAGATAGGATTTACGATGAAGAGTTAGATAAAAAGGCAAAAAATGGAACAATTCAGGCTGTGGGGCATGCCGAAAGTTTAAATTTTGAGAAAATTGTTGAGCTGGATCCTGATTTGGTGATGGTAGCTGGTTTCATGAAAATTACAGAGCGGGAAACCAAGTTGATGCAAGCAGGTTTGCCAGTAGCATATAATATCGAATGGATGGAATCCTCTCCTTTGGCACGTGCCGAATGGGCTAAGTTTATTGCCGCTTTTTTTAATAAGGAAGCCGAAGCAGAAATACACTTTAATCAGATTGAAGCAAGATATAATGAGTTGAAATCTTTAGTGAAAAAAGTGGAGTCTAAGCCAAGTATTTTATCGGGATACAATTTTAAAGGAACTTGGTATATGCCGGGAGGTCAATCCTATTTGGCCCAGTTTTTACGTGATGCTAAAGCGGATTACTGCTGGTTTTCTGACGCTTCAAGTGGAAGTATTCCATTAAGCTTTGAAGTTGTATTTGACAAACAACAAGATGCAGATATTTGGTTTGGACCCGGACAATGTAGCACAATGGAAGATTTGAAAGGCTTGGATGACAGATATTCATTGTTTGAATCCTTTAAAAATAAAGAGGTGTATTGTTATACCAAACGCATGAAAGGAAGTGGAGCTAATGATTGGTACGAATCTGGTGTTATGCAGCCGGATGTTGTTTTTAAAGACGTAATAAAAATTCTACATCCCGAAATTTTACCTGATTATGATTTGTATTTTTATCAAAAACTGAAATAG